From the genome of Bombyx mori chromosome 16, ASM3026992v2, one region includes:
- the LOC101736327 gene encoding trichohyalin isoform X1, with the protein MMPSPGWRGASYSAHKTTHPVSALNLSQVLGPVDYDGSSILDSIPEREWRLLAALAKKREENDERERLADQFRKMWQKEKEEREMVEAETSEQYKRYIHAKRQHERSRLDYSRFQRGLEQQLKRGQLVSCIKFKERRSADLLAWHDDKKATETVGKALEEEARAILAADRRSRHVEAEQWKKQVELLDVKRRVHDASKRREEMLRDASQRLAITNALSMWESSLLRQEISAMETARRAEHAARAALTDARSSRLAKDRERTLRRARKMAALTARMREAIITGRS; encoded by the exons TTTCAGCTCTTAATTTGTCGCAAGTCCTGGGACCTGTGGACTACGATGGCAGCAGCATCTTGGATTCGATCCCGGAGAGGGAATGGCGTCTACTGGCTGCACTGGCGAAGAAGCGAGAAGAAAACGACGAAAGAGAACGTCTTGCCGACCAGTTCAGGAAGATGTGGCAGAAAGAAAAGGAAGAAAGAGAAatg GTAGAAGCGGAAACATCTGAACAATACAAACGTTACATTCACGCAAAAAGACAGCACGAGCGCTCTCGGCTGGACTACTCGAGGTTCCAGAGGGGCTTGGAGCAACAGCTGAAGAGAGGACAGCTTGTAAGCTGCATCAAATTTAAGGAACGTCGTAGCGCCGACCTGCTGGCCTGGCATGATGATAAGAAG GCTACGGAGACAGTGGGCAAAGCGTTGGAAGAAGAAGCGAGGGCTATTTTAGCTGCCGATAGACGGTCGCGGCATGTGGAAGCCGAACAGTGGAAGAAACAAGTTGAGCTTTTGGACGTGAAGAGACGTGTCCATGATGCCAGCAAACGGAGGGAGGAGATGTTGAGAGACGCATCACAG CGTCTGGCGATTACGAACGCTCTTAGCATGTGGGAATCTTCGCTGCTGCGTCAGGAAATATCTGCAATGGAGACGGCCCGCAGGGCGGAGCATGCTGCGAGAGCGGCCCTTACTGATGCGAGGAGCTCCCGACTGGCGAAGGACAGGGAGAGGACACTCCGGAGAGCAAGGAAGATGGCAGCCCTCACTGCCAGGATGAGGGAAGCCATTATAACGGGGAGGTCTTGA
- the LOC101736327 gene encoding trichohyalin isoform X2: protein MLITFNVLSTYTYGSTALELSALNLSQVLGPVDYDGSSILDSIPEREWRLLAALAKKREENDERERLADQFRKMWQKEKEEREMVEAETSEQYKRYIHAKRQHERSRLDYSRFQRGLEQQLKRGQLVSCIKFKERRSADLLAWHDDKKATETVGKALEEEARAILAADRRSRHVEAEQWKKQVELLDVKRRVHDASKRREEMLRDASQRLAITNALSMWESSLLRQEISAMETARRAEHAARAALTDARSSRLAKDRERTLRRARKMAALTARMREAIITGRS, encoded by the exons TTTCAGCTCTTAATTTGTCGCAAGTCCTGGGACCTGTGGACTACGATGGCAGCAGCATCTTGGATTCGATCCCGGAGAGGGAATGGCGTCTACTGGCTGCACTGGCGAAGAAGCGAGAAGAAAACGACGAAAGAGAACGTCTTGCCGACCAGTTCAGGAAGATGTGGCAGAAAGAAAAGGAAGAAAGAGAAatg GTAGAAGCGGAAACATCTGAACAATACAAACGTTACATTCACGCAAAAAGACAGCACGAGCGCTCTCGGCTGGACTACTCGAGGTTCCAGAGGGGCTTGGAGCAACAGCTGAAGAGAGGACAGCTTGTAAGCTGCATCAAATTTAAGGAACGTCGTAGCGCCGACCTGCTGGCCTGGCATGATGATAAGAAG GCTACGGAGACAGTGGGCAAAGCGTTGGAAGAAGAAGCGAGGGCTATTTTAGCTGCCGATAGACGGTCGCGGCATGTGGAAGCCGAACAGTGGAAGAAACAAGTTGAGCTTTTGGACGTGAAGAGACGTGTCCATGATGCCAGCAAACGGAGGGAGGAGATGTTGAGAGACGCATCACAG CGTCTGGCGATTACGAACGCTCTTAGCATGTGGGAATCTTCGCTGCTGCGTCAGGAAATATCTGCAATGGAGACGGCCCGCAGGGCGGAGCATGCTGCGAGAGCGGCCCTTACTGATGCGAGGAGCTCCCGACTGGCGAAGGACAGGGAGAGGACACTCCGGAGAGCAAGGAAGATGGCAGCCCTCACTGCCAGGATGAGGGAAGCCATTATAACGGGGAGGTCTTGA
- the LOC101736327 gene encoding trichohyalin isoform X4 yields MTLMSPHRHGLTSHVSALNLSQVLGPVDYDGSSILDSIPEREWRLLAALAKKREENDERERLADQFRKMWQKEKEEREMVEAETSEQYKRYIHAKRQHERSRLDYSRFQRGLEQQLKRGQLVSCIKFKERRSADLLAWHDDKKATETVGKALEEEARAILAADRRSRHVEAEQWKKQVELLDVKRRVHDASKRREEMLRDASQRLAITNALSMWESSLLRQEISAMETARRAEHAARAALTDARSSRLAKDRERTLRRARKMAALTARMREAIITGRS; encoded by the exons TTTCAGCTCTTAATTTGTCGCAAGTCCTGGGACCTGTGGACTACGATGGCAGCAGCATCTTGGATTCGATCCCGGAGAGGGAATGGCGTCTACTGGCTGCACTGGCGAAGAAGCGAGAAGAAAACGACGAAAGAGAACGTCTTGCCGACCAGTTCAGGAAGATGTGGCAGAAAGAAAAGGAAGAAAGAGAAatg GTAGAAGCGGAAACATCTGAACAATACAAACGTTACATTCACGCAAAAAGACAGCACGAGCGCTCTCGGCTGGACTACTCGAGGTTCCAGAGGGGCTTGGAGCAACAGCTGAAGAGAGGACAGCTTGTAAGCTGCATCAAATTTAAGGAACGTCGTAGCGCCGACCTGCTGGCCTGGCATGATGATAAGAAG GCTACGGAGACAGTGGGCAAAGCGTTGGAAGAAGAAGCGAGGGCTATTTTAGCTGCCGATAGACGGTCGCGGCATGTGGAAGCCGAACAGTGGAAGAAACAAGTTGAGCTTTTGGACGTGAAGAGACGTGTCCATGATGCCAGCAAACGGAGGGAGGAGATGTTGAGAGACGCATCACAG CGTCTGGCGATTACGAACGCTCTTAGCATGTGGGAATCTTCGCTGCTGCGTCAGGAAATATCTGCAATGGAGACGGCCCGCAGGGCGGAGCATGCTGCGAGAGCGGCCCTTACTGATGCGAGGAGCTCCCGACTGGCGAAGGACAGGGAGAGGACACTCCGGAGAGCAAGGAAGATGGCAGCCCTCACTGCCAGGATGAGGGAAGCCATTATAACGGGGAGGTCTTGA
- the LOC101736327 gene encoding trichohyalin isoform X3 — MMPSPGWRGASYSAHKTTHPALNLSQVLGPVDYDGSSILDSIPEREWRLLAALAKKREENDERERLADQFRKMWQKEKEEREMVEAETSEQYKRYIHAKRQHERSRLDYSRFQRGLEQQLKRGQLVSCIKFKERRSADLLAWHDDKKATETVGKALEEEARAILAADRRSRHVEAEQWKKQVELLDVKRRVHDASKRREEMLRDASQRLAITNALSMWESSLLRQEISAMETARRAEHAARAALTDARSSRLAKDRERTLRRARKMAALTARMREAIITGRS, encoded by the exons CTCTTAATTTGTCGCAAGTCCTGGGACCTGTGGACTACGATGGCAGCAGCATCTTGGATTCGATCCCGGAGAGGGAATGGCGTCTACTGGCTGCACTGGCGAAGAAGCGAGAAGAAAACGACGAAAGAGAACGTCTTGCCGACCAGTTCAGGAAGATGTGGCAGAAAGAAAAGGAAGAAAGAGAAatg GTAGAAGCGGAAACATCTGAACAATACAAACGTTACATTCACGCAAAAAGACAGCACGAGCGCTCTCGGCTGGACTACTCGAGGTTCCAGAGGGGCTTGGAGCAACAGCTGAAGAGAGGACAGCTTGTAAGCTGCATCAAATTTAAGGAACGTCGTAGCGCCGACCTGCTGGCCTGGCATGATGATAAGAAG GCTACGGAGACAGTGGGCAAAGCGTTGGAAGAAGAAGCGAGGGCTATTTTAGCTGCCGATAGACGGTCGCGGCATGTGGAAGCCGAACAGTGGAAGAAACAAGTTGAGCTTTTGGACGTGAAGAGACGTGTCCATGATGCCAGCAAACGGAGGGAGGAGATGTTGAGAGACGCATCACAG CGTCTGGCGATTACGAACGCTCTTAGCATGTGGGAATCTTCGCTGCTGCGTCAGGAAATATCTGCAATGGAGACGGCCCGCAGGGCGGAGCATGCTGCGAGAGCGGCCCTTACTGATGCGAGGAGCTCCCGACTGGCGAAGGACAGGGAGAGGACACTCCGGAGAGCAAGGAAGATGGCAGCCCTCACTGCCAGGATGAGGGAAGCCATTATAACGGGGAGGTCTTGA
- the LOC101736327 gene encoding trichohyalin isoform X5, producing the protein MMPSPGWRGASYSAHKTTHPVLGPVDYDGSSILDSIPEREWRLLAALAKKREENDERERLADQFRKMWQKEKEEREMVEAETSEQYKRYIHAKRQHERSRLDYSRFQRGLEQQLKRGQLVSCIKFKERRSADLLAWHDDKKATETVGKALEEEARAILAADRRSRHVEAEQWKKQVELLDVKRRVHDASKRREEMLRDASQRLAITNALSMWESSLLRQEISAMETARRAEHAARAALTDARSSRLAKDRERTLRRARKMAALTARMREAIITGRS; encoded by the exons TCCTGGGACCTGTGGACTACGATGGCAGCAGCATCTTGGATTCGATCCCGGAGAGGGAATGGCGTCTACTGGCTGCACTGGCGAAGAAGCGAGAAGAAAACGACGAAAGAGAACGTCTTGCCGACCAGTTCAGGAAGATGTGGCAGAAAGAAAAGGAAGAAAGAGAAatg GTAGAAGCGGAAACATCTGAACAATACAAACGTTACATTCACGCAAAAAGACAGCACGAGCGCTCTCGGCTGGACTACTCGAGGTTCCAGAGGGGCTTGGAGCAACAGCTGAAGAGAGGACAGCTTGTAAGCTGCATCAAATTTAAGGAACGTCGTAGCGCCGACCTGCTGGCCTGGCATGATGATAAGAAG GCTACGGAGACAGTGGGCAAAGCGTTGGAAGAAGAAGCGAGGGCTATTTTAGCTGCCGATAGACGGTCGCGGCATGTGGAAGCCGAACAGTGGAAGAAACAAGTTGAGCTTTTGGACGTGAAGAGACGTGTCCATGATGCCAGCAAACGGAGGGAGGAGATGTTGAGAGACGCATCACAG CGTCTGGCGATTACGAACGCTCTTAGCATGTGGGAATCTTCGCTGCTGCGTCAGGAAATATCTGCAATGGAGACGGCCCGCAGGGCGGAGCATGCTGCGAGAGCGGCCCTTACTGATGCGAGGAGCTCCCGACTGGCGAAGGACAGGGAGAGGACACTCCGGAGAGCAAGGAAGATGGCAGCCCTCACTGCCAGGATGAGGGAAGCCATTATAACGGGGAGGTCTTGA